GAACGACGACGCCGAAGTCACCTTCGTCACCCTCGGCTCCGCCGCCGAGAACATCGAGGCCGCCGTCGATCACCTGCGCGCCACCCGCGGCGCCAAGGTCGGCTCCGTGCACGTCAACGTGCTGCGCCCCTTCCCGCAGGCCGCCGTCGTCAACGCCCTCAAGGGCAAGAAGTCGGTCATCATTCTCGAGCGCACCGACGAGCCGCTCGCCGGCGACAACCCCCTCGCTCGCGAGGTTCGCGCCGCCCTCACCAAAGCCTACATCCATCCGGGCTTCCCGCACCGCAAGGGTCTGCCGGTCATCGAGCAGCACGAAGTGCCGCGTAACTTCTCCGGTTGCTACGGCATGGGCTCCCGCGACTTCCGTCCCGAGCACGTCATCGGCGCCTACGAATTTGTCGCCGAGGGCCGCGCCCGCCAGGACGGTCACACCGCCGCGCAGGGTTACACGTTCTTCAACCTCGGCGTCGACCATCCCTATTCCGTCTGCGCCGACGAGACGCCTTCCCTCCTCCCCGACAAGGCCGTCGCTGTCCGCCTCCACTCCATCGGTGGCTGGGGCATGATCACCACCGGCAAGAACCTCGCAGAGATCATCGGTGACCTCGGCACCCACGTCGCCGAGCGCGACAACGTGACCGACGCCAACGGCAACCCTCAGGAGGTCATCCACGTTTCGGCCAACCCGAAATACGGCTCCGAAAAGAAGGGTTCGCCCACCTCCTACTTCCTCACCGCCGCGCCCGAACGCGTGCGCGTCAACTGCGACCTCAAGCACGTCAACGTCGTGCTCTGCTGCGACCCCAAGGCCTTCACCCACATCAACCCGCTCGAGGGTCTGGTCGAGGGTGGCGCCTTCATCTGGGAGTCATCTGAGACGCCGGAAAAAGCCTGGACCCGTATCCCGGCCAAATACCGCCAGGAGATCATCGAAAAGCAGATCAAGGTCTACATCCTCCCCGGCTTCGACATCGCCAAGGCCGCCACCAACCGCCCTGACCTGCAGCTTCGCATGCAGGGCAACTCCTTCCTCGGTGCCTTCTTCAAGGTATCCCCGTTGCTCGAGCAATTCGGCATCTCCGAGGAACTGTTCCGCGACCTCGTCCGCGCCCAATACCAGAAGAAATTCGGCAAGTTCGGCGAGGCCGTCATCGAGTCCAACATGACCGTCATGACCGCCGGCGGTGAACGCATCCAACTCGTGCCCTACGGCCCGATCGATGCCCCCGACACCTCTTCCATGCGCGGTGAGCTCCTCCTGCCGACGAACTCCGACTGCGGTGGCCGCTGCGGCTGCACCCCGTCCGAGGAACAGGCCGAGGGTCTGCCCATGTATAAGACCGAGACCTTCGACGCGGAATTCCGCGCCGGCCTCGGCTACAACCAGCCCGCCTCCCCTCTCGCCGCCGTCGGCGTGATGGCCGCCGGCTCCGGTGCCACCGCCTCCAAATACGGCGCCCGCCGCGAGACCCCCAAATACTTCGCCGAGAACTGCACGCAGTGCATGGAGTGTATCACCTCCTGCCCCGACACCGCCCTGCCCAACACCGCGCAGGACCTGCAGACCATCCTCAACACCGCGGTCGACAACTACGTCACCGATGCCGAGCAACGCGCCGCCATCCACGCCGCCATCCCCGACATCGACGGCGCCATCCGCGAGCAGATGCTCGCCAACGCCAAGGCCAAGGAAGGTGAAACCGTCCGCGAGCTGGTGATGAACATCGTGCGATCTACGCCGTCCATCTCCGCCGACGCCGCCCTCGAACTCGACGGCATCCTCAACATCCTGCCGCTCTCCTACCTCAAGGTCCCCGCCGTGTTCCTCTCCAAGGAACGCAAGGAAAAGGGCGCCGGTGGCATCTTCTCGATCTTCGTCTCCGACCTCTGCAAAGGCTGCGGCCTCTGCGTCGAAGAGTGCGGCGATCACGACGCCCTGCGCATGATCGAGGACACCGAGGAATACAACGCCGAGCTCCTCTCGGCCACCGAGTTCCTCCGCCTCCTCCCCGACACCGACCAAAAATACCTCGGTCTCTACAACGACGCGGCCCCGGAACAATCCCGCCCCGCCGCCCTGCGGAACCACATGATGGTCAACCGCAACTACGATGCCCTCGTCTCCGGCGACGGCGCCTGCGCCGGCTGCGGTGAAAAACCCGTCCTCCACTCGCTCGCCTCGGTGACCGAGGCCTACATGCGCCCGATCTTCCACGCCAAGGCCGACCGCCTCACCGAGAAGTTCGGCAAGCTGAAGCGCGAAGGCACCACCGCCCTCGAGAAGCTCAAGGCCGAGAACCCGACCTCCTACGCCACCTGGAAACGCATGGTCGCCCATATCGTCATGGGCCTCGGCGGTGACACCGATAAGGACACCGACGCTCGCCTCGCCGCCCGCGGTGAGATCTCCGACCAGGAGGCCGTCAACGCCATCTGCGCCGTGATCAAGCAGGAGGCCTTCAACCACAAGATTAT
This portion of the Actomonas aquatica genome encodes:
- a CDS encoding 2-oxoacid:acceptor oxidoreductase family protein, which codes for MVASKPKYPGIRITTNGNQLVSSYTEARITDAGIFYPITPSTEMGEMYEFARAKGQLNVWGRPTLAIECEGEHAAQGGAIATSVTGKRVVNFTSGQGIVYGIEQYYHAPGKLSTMVLEVAARALTKHALNVHCGHDDIYAALDTGWIMLFAKDAQQAADQAIILRRVTEQALTPGMNIQDGFLTSHLERTFLKHESELLREYLGSPDDIIECPTEAQKTLFGPTRRRIPKVIDLTNPALIGPVQNQEHYMNGVVARRNNFVEPILGMLEDAYHDWAALTGRNYGLVSEYKNDDAEVTFVTLGSAAENIEAAVDHLRATRGAKVGSVHVNVLRPFPQAAVVNALKGKKSVIILERTDEPLAGDNPLAREVRAALTKAYIHPGFPHRKGLPVIEQHEVPRNFSGCYGMGSRDFRPEHVIGAYEFVAEGRARQDGHTAAQGYTFFNLGVDHPYSVCADETPSLLPDKAVAVRLHSIGGWGMITTGKNLAEIIGDLGTHVAERDNVTDANGNPQEVIHVSANPKYGSEKKGSPTSYFLTAAPERVRVNCDLKHVNVVLCCDPKAFTHINPLEGLVEGGAFIWESSETPEKAWTRIPAKYRQEIIEKQIKVYILPGFDIAKAATNRPDLQLRMQGNSFLGAFFKVSPLLEQFGISEELFRDLVRAQYQKKFGKFGEAVIESNMTVMTAGGERIQLVPYGPIDAPDTSSMRGELLLPTNSDCGGRCGCTPSEEQAEGLPMYKTETFDAEFRAGLGYNQPASPLAAVGVMAAGSGATASKYGARRETPKYFAENCTQCMECITSCPDTALPNTAQDLQTILNTAVDNYVTDAEQRAAIHAAIPDIDGAIREQMLANAKAKEGETVRELVMNIVRSTPSISADAALELDGILNILPLSYLKVPAVFLSKERKEKGAGGIFSIFVSDLCKGCGLCVEECGDHDALRMIEDTEEYNAELLSATEFLRLLPDTDQKYLGLYNDAAPEQSRPAALRNHMMVNRNYDALVSGDGACAGCGEKPVLHSLASVTEAYMRPIFHAKADRLTEKFGKLKREGTTALEKLKAENPTSYATWKRMVAHIVMGLGGDTDKDTDARLAARGEISDQEAVNAICAVIKQEAFNHKIMQTIDGRLSNGMSVMAMGAHTGCNTVYGSTPPNNPHPYPWLNSLFQDGATITWMMGETFITDNARRSVIPERLIDHLFAGDELDQASYFNYTHFTDALMTDQEIKELPKVWCVGGDGGMGDIGFQNVSKVILQNRPNVKLLMLDTQVYSNTGGQNSDHSPMTGGFDMNQAGAASQGKLSEMKNIAECFLNGHGSPFLAQVSMADSAKLYQSMISALEYRGVAFFQAYTTCQPEHGVADNMATKQAERARESRCLPEFVFDPRLGESYAEALSLKGNKNPDRDWTTLTYSDTDEKYAYTIAHWACTEARFRQHIKKASADEVEHMEHLEDVLLRVTQQDVVYRRYNDPASRAYIPDFGVYLKLDAGNGKHVFMKMTRQMVLFCVERRKAWRMLQSHAGIVNKDYLAQKELLAKVDKGEISIEDLKAKGRALLEVEA